The Mesorhizobium loti DNA segment CCGCAGCCGGTCATAGCGCGGCTCATAGGCGTTGAAGGCCTGCAGCGCGCCAAGATAGGTCGGCCATGTCACCAGCGCGGTGTCGCCGGGCGACAGGAACAGTTTTCCCAGATAATCCAGCGCCTGCTGCGAACCGGAGGTGATGAAGATATTGGCCTCGTCGCAGGCAACGCCGAGCTTGCCCATCTGCCCGGCCAGCCACCGCCGCAGCGGCAGATAACCTTCCGAGACCTGGTACTGCAGCGCCGCCCCCGCCTCCGCGCCGCCCAGCACCTCGGCATAGGCATCGCGGATGGCCTCGGCCGGAAACAGCGAGGGATCGGGAATGCCGCCGGCGAACGAGATGATGTCCGGCTGGTCGAGCAGCTTCAACAGCTCGCGGATTTCGGAGGCTTTCATGCGCGACGAGCGCGAAGCCAAAAGGTTCATAAGGGTCAAGTCACGCCTCCCCGGACGATTTTATATAGGTCAATGTAGCTGACCTATATCCGCTTTATCAGGCAATTTGAATAGTGCCTGAAGCCCTTGCGCTATACGCCAGTCGTCGCCTGGGCGGAACGCCTACAGTGCTTTCTTGTAACCAATATGGCTGCCGGTGAAGCCAAGGCTGTCATAGAAGCGGTGCGCGTCCGTCCGTCCCTTGTCGGTGGTCAACTGCACAAGGCTGCAGCCGCGTGCCCGGCATTGCTCGATCGCCCATTCGAACATCAGCCGGCCGATGCCACCCGAGCGCCGGTGGCTCGCGACCCGCACCGCCTCGATCTGCCCGCGCCATGCGCCCTTGCGCGACAGCCCGGCAAGAAAGGTGATCTGCAACGTGCCGATCACCTCGGCTCCGTCGACGGCCACCGCCAGCAACTGGTTGGGATCGGCGTCGATGGCGTTGAAGGCATCGAGATAGCCTTGCGCCAGCGGCAGAGAGGCATCTTCGCGGCCGACGCCAAGCGGATCGTCGGCGAGCATGGCGACGATAGCGGGAAGATCGGAGGCTTGCGCCGTGCGGAAGGTGATCATGGGTGCCGAGATAGCGCGAGGCG contains these protein-coding regions:
- a CDS encoding transcriptional regulator; translated protein: MITFRTAQASDLPAIVAMLADDPLGVGREDASLPLAQGYLDAFNAIDADPNQLLAVAVDGAEVIGTLQITFLAGLSRKGAWRGQIEAVRVASHRRSGGIGRLMFEWAIEQCRARGCSLVQLTTDKGRTDAHRFYDSLGFTGSHIGYKKAL